The nucleotide sequence GTAGGCTGCCTACGGTAAACGCAGGTAGTTTGTTATCTATGCGGGCTGCTTGCTCTGGATGAAGAAGGAGGCAGTGGTCGAACAGTAGACTCAGAATCAGGCTTCGGCTTGATCCCTTCTCGTCAAACTGTCGGGCCTCCTGCCCCCAACCCTCGTAAAGCTTCCAGTCCTCAAAGAAAACCTCCACAAGCCATCTCAAGGTGTAGGCTCGAATAATATCCTCTGTTCGCCAGCTCATATCAGTGGCAACGAGATAACGGTAGTTCTTTTCATCTTCATATTTAACAGCAATAACAAAGCGTTTTTTACCATGCGCTTTAACATGGAGGCGAGCACTGGCCACAGTCATTGTGATTTCTTCACCGCCCCGGACACGCACTTTACGTATTGTCCCTTTGCAGGTTACATTAAAAAAATCAGACAGATTCTTCTTTCGCCCTCGGTAATATATAATTTGGTTGGAATGAAGCTGACTTATAACCTGGCTTGTACCGAGTATGCTGCACCCCTTATCCATGAAATCACCGGTTCCGTACAAGGCATCGGCCAGCAGGCATTGTACAGAGATTTCCGTATGATTTTGTTTGAATTCTTTAAGCAGCTCCAGTGCCAGGCTCTGTTTTGTCGGATATTCCGGATCAGGATCGGGGCTCACTGGTCTTTTCTCCTTTGGAACCCCTTTCTTGCGAAGTTTTTTATCCTCTTTCTTCCAGGCAGTTTGAACAGGGTCGGGCATATAGAATTTGAAACCAACCGGAAAAGTAATGCTGTCCGTCACCAGAAGTAAGAGAACAACAGTTTGGCCATTAACGTAACCACCTGTTTTCTTATCTTTCTGTTTGTATGCCTTATGGATCCTTTTTGTTTTTTTACAACGGGCCCGGTCCAGCTCATCCAACACAGCAATGCCTTCTTTTATATCGTATTGTCGCAAAACAAGCTTGACACTTGCGATCAGCAGATGATCCCAGAATATTTTGCCGTGACGAAACATCCACGAAAGAGCGGCTTTTTTATATCCGCCAAAACCGGCACGTTCAAAGCTCGCCCAGTTTATAGAGTTCATCATCAATATGCCGAAGATACAAAATGATAGCCATTTTCTCTGAATACGGGAAAGTCCGGCTTCAGGGTCATGTTTTTTCAAACTGCTGTCAAGCTCATCGACAAATGTTTTAATAAATGCAGGGGAATCGTGAAGTATGATAAGGCAATGTCATGTAAAAAGTTAATGGGATAAATGAAGAAATCCATCAACTATAACAGTTCATGCCCAACGTTGCCTAACTTTAAAAACTTGATAGTCGAGTGAAAAGTACCCCTGCATAGAGCAATTTCAGTTGTCCGAGATGCTCAATAAGCATTTTTTTCGTTTGTTAGTGTCACTGCAATCTGATGTCGAGCACTTTCCAGGCGGAATTCAACCTTTTTCAAAAAGCCACTATGGGCAAGGCTCTATTTTTGGACAAGCCGACTGTCAGAAACAGCAAAAATGAACAAACGGGTATTTTTGTAGCTGTAATAATTTAGATTATTGTTTTGGTCCTTCTGCTATGCTGCCATTTTGAAGAGTGGCAGTTGCGGTGACTTTTTAGCAGGTATTTTTTTGCGGGTTCCTATCATTTTCAACAATAACAAGGAAATACTGCTGAGCGTACATCGAGCTGTGATCGCGGACTGACCGCGAACCCGAACGGTTTCAAGGCCGGTTTGATGTTTTAACAGGTTGAAAGGTCGTTCAGAATTTTTGCGAATATCGTGTGCCTCCTGTATCTGCTCGACATGGTAAGGTATTCGCTGGAAAAAGCCTCTGTCTAACGGTATGCATCGACATTGCAGACAGCTTCCTTTGAGAAGACATTCACCTGTATTTGCAGCACATTTATACTCGTGATGATTCCCTTCGACGCCTGCATACTCCATAGGAACAGAACATTCATCATGGCAGAAAACAGTGCCTTTGACAGCATCAACATTATCCGGTGTAGATACTGTAGAACAGGGTGGAGTTGTCACGTATACACCTGTTTTATTGTACAATGATCCGTCATTGTCATGATAGGCGGTATCGGCGGTGATGAGTTTCATCTTAACCCCCATAGCCTGCGCCACATCGACCAAAAGCGAAAGAAAGTGACTATCATGGTGGTTTGCCGGTGCAAGCAAAGATATGATCGGAAAACTATGATCAGTTTCAGCGTCAATTGCAGTTAACGTATGCAGACGATAGCCGACTACGTACACAGATTTGTCACGCTTGTTGCGTCGTTTTCCACAGTCGCTGTCGAGATCATTGTAAATGCGTATATTTTGACCATTGATATTCAATGAAGCCAGGGGGATTTTACATTCATTGGCCAGTTCGGTAGAGTCCACTCCGTGCAGGATATGGTCACCAAGCATCCCGGACTGCAAAAAATGATGCAAAATATAAACCGTAATATTAATTTGTTGGACAAATGTGAGGGAATTACGGAATTTGCTAAGCTGAGTATGGTCGATCATTGTTTTTTCACGCAATGACAATCCGATAAAGGCGCGATTCTGTTTGCGGTCAAGGCCGAGGTATTCTTCATCACAGAATTTTCGGTAGCTGATTTCTGGATACTTGATCGTCTTGAGCAGTTCGGCACGGAACATGTTGTGAGGGAAAAAGTCCCGCATAGCAGGACTATAGCCGTCATAAGCTAACAGGCGATTGATAATTTCGTTGTCAAGCAGCTGGTCGATAAACTGGAGCTCTTCATCTTTGATATATTTGGCGAAACGCCTTTCGCCAAAAAGCTTTATGATACTGTTATTTTTTGATTCATTGACAATATCGGCCATCTGATCAAGGCTGATAATCCCCTTTGTCGGAACCTGTTGCTCCACGCCGAGCAGCTGATCTGGGGTGGCTGAAATATCCTGCTTGAAATCATACTCGCCCGCGACCTGCGCGAGGACTTTTCGAGAGATTTCCTTTTTGGTCTTACGGTTCAGCCGGTTCCAATTAGGATAGTTTTCCTTAAGCTCTTTTTGTACGAGACGTTTGATATTTTTATTATGCATAATGCCTGAAATGGGTAACGAATTAACATTATTAACTTTTCGTCATTATACAGGGTTTTTTCGACTTAAGCAACTGTTTTTGTGTAATATTGAAGTGTTCTTTTCAACACCCTTTAATAGGAGTCTTCGGACATTTTTAGCCTTTCTGCAAACATTATTATCACTTTCAATGAATACATAACAATTTATTATTCAATAATAAAATCTTACGCGCGATTATATTTAGCACATCTGAGTTTTAAGATATTTCAGACGAACATGATCAATAAAATATATTGACACTTTCAATGGCTCCTCTGCCGATATGATATCCACCCGGACAAGTGCCCCATAATCAGCTCGGTTTTGATGCTCTTTAAGATAATTCCATAATGAAGTGAACGCTTCGGGGCTTCATCTGTCTTGGGTTTCATACGTTGCAATCAGCTTATGACGGCTTTCACCTGATTATGGATAAGTCGGACAAAGGTAGCCTCAACCCATTCCCGAGCTTTTACGCTGCCTTTACCGTATTGAGCAAGGTCATGTAAGTAATCACAGCACAATGATAATAATCGGTTCATCCCAACGGCTAATACCCAGCATAGTTACTCTTCCGGTCATTACCAGCAGACTTTGACGATAATCAGAAGCTGACGATACGTACCTCAATCAAGCACAGGCTGCAAACAGGTTAAAATCATGCCAATTTAATTCATGAGTAGTTGTTGTTGTTAAATTGAATATGCTTTTGTGGTGATAGCATACGTTATACTTCATAGGCTGATTGGGTTGCGGGCAACGCACGCGTCAGTTTAAGAGATAGCATAATGCAGTCGTTATTTTATAATGCCGGAGCAGCATCTTCCATTAATCTTAAAACTGTTCTTATAAGTTCTATTGTACCTCTCCTTGTACAGATAGGGTCATAAATATGATCAATGGATGACCTATTTATCATCGTAAAACCGCTAACTGAGTTTTTCATTATAGCCAAAATTTCTTTATTAGTATTTTTAATTATTTCATCTGAAGAGATATTTTTTATCCTTTTTAACCCAGAATCGATATCAACTAAATTTGTAATTTCAAACACATCGTGAAATCCTCTATATTTCGCATTACCAAATACCAAAACAGGTTTCCCTCTTAATAATGCCTCAATACCAACAGTACCAGTAATGGTCGCAACAGCCTCACATCCATCAATTAAGGCAAATGGATCCTCATGTAAAGAAATAAATTTAATATTTTTTGAATGTGAAAAATCATGATAAAAATACTCATCTCTATACTTATACTTAAAATCGTTCATAAATACAGAAGGATGCTCTTTAATTATTAAAGTCCAATCTTTTGGTATCTTTTCTGATAAGCATTGTATCATAATACTTTGATGAAAAAAGAACCTTCCCTCTGGGATACTCGTCCTTTCTGGTTGATAATGCAAAAATAGTACAACATATTTTCCATTGATATTTTGTATTTTATAAGATTTTTTTTCATAAATATTCAACAGTCTCTTTTTGTAATAACTTTTCTTGATTTTTTCGACGCTGCCTTTTATCCCTCTGTAAGGAAAAAATGAAAATATTTCTTTTTTCAACGACCAACGATAACCAAAGTTTGTCTCAATCTGTTTTTTTTGATATTCAGGTATCGCATCTAAATAGAGCATCCTCAAAAAGCTAACCTCTCATACAGGCAATACTGCAAGACTTGCCTTGGCATTTGTTCAAAGAACGCCAAAAATCGAGCGATAATATGATTCAGCTGGCTGCGTAAAAGTAAAAACCGTGAAAGATATAAATTTTCAAGCTGTTCCTGCAACTTCCTGAGCAGAACCATCAGATTCATGACCAGGAAGATACAGTTGATCCATGCTTCAGAGGTTCTCTGAAGTTTTGCCCGGATGTAGTTGAGTCGGTAGCCGTTTTTTCCTTGGCCAAATTTCCCCTCAATGGGGATCCGTTCTCGACTATCCCGAATTCGTTGTGCTTTCAGTTCCCGAAGACGTTCTTTGTTTTCTTCTGTCTCTTTCGGGGACCTGCCCAATCGTTTACCACCAAATCGAATACCTTTCTCTTTGAGATATTTACGGTTTTCTCTTGTTCCGTAAATCTGATCAGCCAGTACGACTGCCGGATAGTAACCATTCCGGCGCTTGTAACTCTCCACTTGCTCACGCAAATCCGTGCCTTCGTTGAAGGCATCCCAACCAATATGATCGACAAAAGCCAAACCATCGACCATGCTCACGCTGAGTTTGGCACCGAACTCCACATTTTTACCTGCTTTCCCACGAACTATCGGTCGTACATGAGGTTGGGCAATGGAAACAATTCGGTCATCGCAGCGTCGTTTTCGTTTTTTATACATCTCATCCTGCTGGCGATACACATGCTGAATGATCCAATACTGTCGTTGTTGCTGATGGGGAAGTGGAAAAGGTGCCGTTTCAACATTGTCAAGCAACTCATCAATATATCGCAGATTTCTTCGGATGTACTGTAATTGCTGCCGAAGTCCGCGCCGCAGAATTTTTCGGCCTGGTTTCTTTTTCTTAGCCAGATTCAGGTAGTTTTTACGGGCAAGTCTCCGATATGTTCTGGGCTTTTTGGCGTAGTCACTCTGTTTGTACAGATCATCAATCAGCTGCTCGGAAATCTCACGAGCTTCGTTGAGTAAACTCAGATCAGTCGGGTAACGAATCGCTTGCTCAGCAACCGTTGCATCGACAAGCATTTTTCCCTTATTTTCAACGGGCTCTTCCTGACTCTCATCCTCTTTTTCGTCTTCATTTGCCGTACTTTTCTTTGAGAGAGCAAGTTTTTCCAAAATCACTTCTTCAAAAGCAGAAAAGACATCTTTTCCCATGCGCTTGCGAATTTCAACAAACAGGCTGGGAGCTAGAGGTCGCTTGTCTTGAAAACAAGAAAATCCAACAAAATATTGAAGATAGGGATTCTCCTGGATCTGAAGTACGGTTTCTTCATCACTGAGCGTCAACTTGTGCTTAATGATTAACGCGCCGATCACCAATCTGGCATCTTTGGCTGGTCGTCCTTGATGCGGGTCCAAAGTTCGATAATATCTGATGGCGAACTCATCCCACGGAATAACTTTATGCCATTTGATCCATCTGTTTTCAGGGTTCAGTTTACCTCCAAACGGAAGGCTGAATCCTTCAAGTGTAAGCTGTCTGTCACTGGTGTACCTGATCATGTGCATGCCTTATGAGGGGGTGAACGTCAAAAACATGCATATTTTACAATATTTTTACAACTTTTTCATTTAAAATCAGCGCACTGAGGCTTTTTAAGGGCAATCTAAATATGAACCATTATTTTGAGAAATAAATTTCTTGATTAACTGTTGTTCTGACTCTAATAAAGATGAATCAGGGATATTACATTTTTTATAATTCATATTGCAAACAATCTGTTCATCAACTCCTTTTACAAGCCAAAATCTCCAAGGCAAAGGAGTTTGCTGTACTATATTTACGGTTACTTGTAAATATTCAGCTGTCATTGCAAAGACCCAAAACCAAATATGATGGGGCGTTGACTGAAATAATACAATATCAGGTCTTTCCTCTTTTAATATTCTGTAACACCTGTAGATCCTTTTTTTTAAAGGATGTATTCCATTAAATATACTTAAATGCTTATTTATAAAATTTTCTCTTTCAAAAATTACAATTGTTCGAATATCATTAATAATTTTTTTATACAAATCAAAAAAATCATTTTCTATTCTAAAAAATTTCGAATTATCATAATCATTTTCAACTTCCTTGTTTAGTATATATGTTTTAAGACCTGTTTTTTCTTGATTCCAGTCACTAGTGTTCAACAAATCTACAACAA is from Candidatus Electrothrix sp. GW3-4 and encodes:
- a CDS encoding transposase, with translation MMNSINWASFERAGFGGYKKAALSWMFRHGKIFWDHLLIASVKLVLRQYDIKEGIAVLDELDRARCKKTKRIHKAYKQKDKKTGGYVNGQTVVLLLLVTDSITFPVGFKFYMPDPVQTAWKKEDKKLRKKGVPKEKRPVSPDPDPEYPTKQSLALELLKEFKQNHTEISVQCLLADALYGTGDFMDKGCSILGTSQVISQLHSNQIIYYRGRKKNLSDFFNVTCKGTIRKVRVRGGEEITMTVASARLHVKAHGKKRFVIAVKYEDEKNYRYLVATDMSWRTEDIIRAYTLRWLVEVFFEDWKLYEGWGQEARQFDEKGSSRSLILSLLFDHCLLLHPEQAARIDNKLPAFTVGSLRRRTQMEGLLEFIQFLLQQDNAGKQLEKLGKKVKEFFQLVPSSKHMSGRDLGRLEATPSLSYRACHC
- a CDS encoding transposase, which translates into the protein MHNKNIKRLVQKELKENYPNWNRLNRKTKKEISRKVLAQVAGEYDFKQDISATPDQLLGVEQQVPTKGIISLDQMADIVNESKNNSIIKLFGERRFAKYIKDEELQFIDQLLDNEIINRLLAYDGYSPAMRDFFPHNMFRAELLKTIKYPEISYRKFCDEEYLGLDRKQNRAFIGLSLREKTMIDHTQLSKFRNSLTFVQQINITVYILHHFLQSGMLGDHILHGVDSTELANECKIPLASLNINGQNIRIYNDLDSDCGKRRNKRDKSVYVVGYRLHTLTAIDAETDHSFPIISLLAPANHHDSHFLSLLVDVAQAMGVKMKLITADTAYHDNDGSLYNKTGVYVTTPPCSTVSTPDNVDAVKGTVFCHDECSVPMEYAGVEGNHHEYKCAANTGECLLKGSCLQCRCIPLDRGFFQRIPYHVEQIQEAHDIRKNSERPFNLLKHQTGLETVRVRGQSAITARCTLSSISLLLLKMIGTRKKIPAKKSPQLPLFKMAA